Proteins encoded together in one Haloarcula rubripromontorii window:
- a CDS encoding DUF1611 domain-containing protein, producing the protein MDLRRKYDEGTPAVVLAEGEFGQPEGKTANGIVMHGELFDAQAVVDSTCSSPHAGAALEWPAADDVPVVGTVTEALDRAPDAAVLVIGVAPAGGDLPESWVEAIRHAMERGCDIVSGLHVFLSERPVWTERAQQHGVDLVDVRKPPAVADLTLGDGRGAEADADVVLTMGTDCAVGKRTTTFELYRAATDAGLDAGWVATGQTGILVGADRGVVIDRVPADFVSGVVEDMVLDVAADHDIVFVEGQAALTHTAYGGVTLGLLHGAAPDAVVLADDPARETRSHFDDLTVAGVEAERRAITDLTETTVAALSTWGDPEEETARTGLPAANIYDDDGPETLLTAVLEVL; encoded by the coding sequence ATGGACTTGCGGCGAAAATACGACGAAGGCACGCCCGCCGTTGTACTCGCAGAGGGGGAGTTCGGCCAGCCGGAAGGCAAGACGGCCAACGGTATCGTTATGCACGGAGAGCTGTTCGACGCGCAGGCCGTCGTGGACTCGACGTGTTCAAGCCCTCACGCTGGAGCGGCCCTTGAGTGGCCTGCTGCCGACGACGTCCCGGTCGTCGGGACCGTCACCGAAGCGCTGGATCGAGCCCCGGACGCGGCCGTCCTTGTCATCGGCGTCGCGCCCGCTGGGGGTGACCTCCCGGAGTCATGGGTCGAGGCAATCAGGCACGCGATGGAGCGAGGCTGTGATATCGTCTCCGGCTTGCACGTCTTTCTGAGTGAGCGCCCGGTCTGGACCGAGCGCGCACAGCAACACGGTGTCGACCTCGTCGACGTTCGGAAACCTCCAGCCGTCGCTGATCTGACGCTTGGTGACGGCCGCGGGGCTGAGGCCGACGCAGACGTCGTCCTGACGATGGGGACTGACTGTGCAGTCGGGAAGCGAACGACAACCTTTGAACTGTATCGGGCCGCGACCGATGCTGGACTCGATGCCGGCTGGGTCGCGACGGGACAGACCGGCATCCTCGTCGGCGCGGACCGCGGCGTCGTTATCGACCGGGTACCGGCTGACTTCGTCTCTGGCGTCGTCGAGGACATGGTACTCGACGTTGCGGCGGACCACGACATCGTGTTCGTCGAAGGGCAGGCCGCCCTCACGCACACCGCATACGGCGGGGTGACGCTCGGACTGCTCCACGGAGCGGCCCCCGACGCAGTCGTGCTGGCCGACGACCCCGCTCGGGAGACTCGATCCCACTTCGACGACCTCACTGTAGCCGGTGTCGAGGCCGAACGCCGCGCGATTACCGACCTCACAGAGACGACAGTCGCTGCTCTCTCCACGTGGGGGGACCCAGAGGAAGAAACGGCTAGAACAGGGCTTCCAGCGGCGAACATCTACGACGATGACGGGCCGGAGACACTCCTTACGGCCGTTCTGGAGGTGCTATGA
- a CDS encoding alpha,alpha-trehalose-phosphate synthase (UDP-forming), with translation MVPGLSVNANDGAVPDSLVIVSNREPYSHERTDDGEIRVQSAAGGLTSALDPVMQSRGGTWVAWGSGDADMDVATNGVVEVPPSDPAYDLKRVPLSDEAVQGYYYGYANQVLWPLCHEDTGRMWAEPAYWEQYRAVNGQFAEAVDAVADVGQPVWFQDYHLGLAPRLLRERRPEAMLLQFWHIPWPAPSVFRHCPHSDALLDGLLACDVIGFHTAGYAEQFLHCVDSAFSAATIDTDAGTVTRNDERTRVVANPLGIDVEGVRDRARTADVGSIRDTVLGGSRSDTSIRLALGVERLDYSKGIPERIEALAHLWDRRPDLRGEFTYVQKASRTREGIAAYRRYRADVVDAVERVNDRFGTDDWQPIVYTEATLDNETLAGLYRAAEVMVVTPHRDGMNLVAHEYPVACVDGDGALVLSELAGAATHLDGALTVNPHDIEAIADTIERALKLEKSDRADRLARLQQSAEALDSSQWVARQFSPGQSP, from the coding sequence ATGGTCCCGGGACTGTCAGTAAATGCGAACGACGGTGCAGTTCCGGATTCGCTGGTGATCGTCTCGAACCGCGAGCCGTATAGCCACGAGCGGACCGACGACGGCGAGATACGGGTCCAGTCCGCCGCGGGTGGCTTGACGAGCGCGCTCGACCCGGTGATGCAGTCACGGGGTGGCACCTGGGTCGCCTGGGGCAGCGGCGACGCCGATATGGACGTGGCGACAAACGGCGTCGTCGAAGTCCCGCCGTCGGACCCGGCCTACGACCTGAAACGCGTCCCGCTCTCCGACGAGGCGGTCCAGGGCTACTACTACGGCTACGCCAACCAGGTGCTCTGGCCGCTCTGTCACGAGGACACGGGCCGGATGTGGGCCGAGCCAGCCTACTGGGAGCAGTACCGCGCCGTCAACGGGCAGTTCGCCGAGGCCGTCGATGCGGTCGCTGACGTGGGCCAGCCGGTCTGGTTCCAGGACTATCATCTGGGGCTCGCTCCCAGACTGCTCCGAGAGAGACGGCCGGAGGCGATGCTGTTGCAGTTCTGGCACATCCCATGGCCCGCGCCGTCGGTGTTCCGGCACTGTCCCCACAGCGACGCGCTTCTCGACGGACTGCTGGCGTGTGACGTCATCGGGTTTCACACGGCAGGGTACGCCGAGCAGTTCCTGCACTGCGTCGACAGCGCGTTTTCCGCGGCGACCATCGACACGGACGCCGGGACAGTCACCCGGAACGACGAGCGGACGCGAGTCGTCGCGAACCCGCTGGGTATCGATGTCGAGGGAGTTCGGGACCGAGCACGAACTGCCGACGTGGGCAGTATCCGTGATACCGTGCTGGGCGGCAGTCGCTCGGACACGTCAATCCGCCTCGCGCTCGGCGTCGAACGCCTCGACTACTCGAAGGGCATTCCCGAGCGGATCGAGGCGCTGGCGCATCTGTGGGACCGGCGGCCGGACCTGCGAGGGGAGTTCACGTACGTCCAGAAGGCGAGTCGAACGCGGGAGGGGATTGCCGCCTACCGCCGGTATCGAGCGGACGTCGTCGATGCCGTCGAACGCGTCAACGACCGCTTCGGGACCGACGACTGGCAGCCCATCGTCTACACCGAAGCCACCCTCGACAACGAGACGCTGGCCGGGCTGTACCGGGCTGCCGAAGTCATGGTAGTGACGCCGCACCGCGACGGGATGAATCTCGTCGCCCACGAGTATCCGGTCGCCTGTGTCGATGGTGACGGCGCACTCGTACTGAGTGAGCTGGCCGGTGCGGCGACCCATCTCGACGGCGCGCTGACAGTCAATCCGCACGATATCGAGGCGATCGCGGACACCATCGAGCGGGCGCTGAAACTGGAGAAATCGGACAGAGCTGACCGGCTGGCGCGCCTGCAGCAAAGCGCCGAGGCGCTCGACAGTTCGCAGTGGGTCGCCAGACAGTTCAGCCCCGGACAGTCACCGTAA
- a CDS encoding dipeptide epimerase, which yields MTRIDRVSVEPLDRELREPFEISLGTREKARNLVVAVETDSGIVGHGEGSPLPPVTGETQAAAVATARSVTSMLEGASLADYRELVSEVRAAVPGAVSALFAVETALLDAYCRDRGIPLSELFGGAPTPVTTDITVPIVAPDAAAERATRAAAAGFDHIKVKTGGVIDDDVARTVAVADAAPDATITVDANQGWTPKATEQFVDEVATAGVDLALVEQPTPKDDIRGLARTRDRLSVPVAADEAVFTPADATAVVRDGAADVINVKLGKSGLLGAAAIATVAEAASLDCMLGCMLEGATGIATSAHLAAGLGAFDYVDLDGHLLLDDTPPSMAFGPRIDIDGPGHGVSPPAAVRDATEN from the coding sequence ATGACTCGTATCGACCGCGTCTCCGTCGAACCGCTCGACCGCGAACTCCGCGAGCCGTTCGAGATCTCGCTCGGAACCCGGGAGAAAGCACGGAATCTGGTCGTCGCAGTGGAGACTGACTCGGGCATCGTCGGCCACGGTGAGGGGTCCCCGTTACCGCCGGTGACCGGCGAGACACAGGCGGCCGCCGTGGCGACTGCCCGGTCGGTAACGTCGATGCTTGAGGGGGCGTCCCTCGCCGACTACCGCGAACTCGTCAGTGAGGTGCGGGCGGCAGTACCCGGAGCGGTTTCGGCACTGTTCGCCGTCGAGACGGCGCTGCTCGACGCGTACTGTCGCGACCGGGGAATCCCGCTCTCGGAACTGTTCGGCGGAGCGCCGACCCCCGTTACGACGGATATCACCGTTCCGATAGTCGCGCCCGACGCGGCAGCCGAGCGGGCCACGCGCGCCGCGGCCGCGGGCTTCGACCATATCAAGGTCAAAACCGGCGGCGTGATCGACGACGACGTGGCTCGAACGGTTGCGGTCGCAGACGCCGCACCCGACGCAACGATTACCGTGGACGCGAATCAGGGCTGGACGCCGAAGGCCACAGAGCAGTTTGTCGACGAGGTGGCGACGGCCGGGGTTGACCTCGCTCTGGTCGAACAGCCGACACCGAAAGACGACATCCGCGGTCTTGCGAGGACCCGTGACAGACTCTCGGTCCCCGTCGCCGCCGACGAGGCCGTATTCACGCCCGCGGACGCAACCGCCGTGGTTCGCGACGGGGCAGCCGACGTGATCAACGTCAAACTCGGGAAGTCTGGGCTCCTCGGGGCAGCGGCAATTGCGACGGTCGCCGAAGCCGCTTCGCTCGATTGTATGCTCGGCTGTATGCTCGAAGGTGCGACCGGGATTGCGACCAGCGCCCACCTTGCCGCCGGGCTCGGTGCCTTCGACTACGTCGATCTGGATGGCCACCTGTTGCTCGACGACACGCCGCCATCGATGGCGTTCGGTCCACGTATCGATATTGACGGGCCGGGACACGGCGTTTCGCCGCCAGCGGCTGTGCGTGACGCGACTGAGAACTGA
- a CDS encoding helix-turn-helix domain-containing protein, with protein sequence MSADGSDMAAASDSDGLQLTLELEHPDCWMREVTAATAAKLLVNAAYLVDGKVKAHVVAYAESAAAVEALVAATRASDHTHAVTEMDTRRSFGGISAPVNKATRTLLVEYGPEESIHDALVSHGFMNQEPIRIRDGTEYWTVAIDESRTTIQEKLDAVCAQKDATITVTQITSATTGSRERDELAVRQLSDRQRDVFELARKRGYYDYPREVSGSELADELGIAKTTLHEHLRKVEATLLGPRDADRG encoded by the coding sequence ATGTCCGCTGACGGCTCTGATATGGCCGCTGCCTCGGACAGCGACGGTCTTCAGTTGACGCTCGAACTGGAGCATCCCGACTGCTGGATGCGGGAAGTGACGGCGGCCACTGCAGCCAAACTGCTGGTCAACGCGGCGTATCTGGTCGACGGGAAGGTCAAAGCCCACGTCGTCGCATACGCTGAGTCGGCGGCCGCGGTCGAGGCGCTCGTTGCGGCGACCCGGGCATCCGACCACACTCATGCAGTCACAGAAATGGATACTCGTCGTAGCTTCGGCGGGATATCGGCACCGGTAAACAAAGCGACGCGCACGCTCCTCGTCGAGTACGGCCCCGAGGAGAGCATCCACGACGCGCTGGTCTCACACGGGTTCATGAATCAGGAGCCGATCCGAATCCGCGACGGGACCGAGTACTGGACGGTTGCTATCGACGAATCGCGGACGACAATACAGGAGAAACTCGACGCCGTCTGCGCACAGAAAGACGCGACGATCACCGTGACCCAGATTACGTCCGCGACCACCGGAAGCAGAGAGCGCGACGAACTGGCTGTCCGACAGCTTTCCGACAGGCAGCGGGACGTGTTCGAACTGGCCCGCAAACGCGGCTATTACGACTACCCGAGAGAGGTAAGCGGGAGCGAGCTAGCCGACGAACTCGGTATCGCGAAGACGACGCTTCACGAACATCTCCGGAAAGTCGAGGCCACGCTTCTCGGTCCGAGAGACGCCGACCGGGGCTGA
- a CDS encoding IclR family transcriptional regulator yields the protein MDSSSGRRLQTTETSLAIIDAVNELGEARMSELADRLDLSTSTIHVHLKTLLDQEYLVKRGEQYRLGMKLFHLGEGARTRNEWYEVARRKTHELADSCGEEVTFAVEEYGRAITLFNVVANVPSKGFQVGRYYYLHNSAVGKAILAALPETRVNEILDRWGLPAETEYTITDRDALLEDIERTSERGYSVNDQEAVEGLRSVGVPVTAPHGGVLGALDISGPLYRLPPNDELASMLQDVVEELESELGVQ from the coding sequence ATGGACAGCTCTAGCGGTCGTCGTCTCCAGACGACCGAAACTTCCCTCGCGATCATCGATGCGGTAAACGAGCTGGGGGAGGCTCGAATGAGTGAGCTTGCAGACCGGCTGGACCTCTCGACGAGTACCATCCACGTCCATCTCAAGACACTTCTGGACCAGGAGTATCTGGTCAAGCGAGGCGAGCAGTACCGACTCGGCATGAAGCTGTTCCACCTCGGAGAGGGCGCTCGGACCCGGAACGAGTGGTACGAGGTCGCCCGTCGCAAAACGCACGAACTCGCCGACAGCTGTGGGGAGGAGGTCACATTCGCCGTCGAAGAGTACGGGCGTGCCATAACGCTGTTCAACGTCGTCGCTAACGTCCCGTCGAAAGGGTTCCAGGTGGGCCGGTACTACTACCTGCACAACTCGGCAGTTGGCAAGGCAATCCTCGCCGCGTTGCCGGAGACCCGAGTCAACGAGATTCTCGACCGGTGGGGACTGCCCGCAGAGACGGAGTACACAATCACCGACCGCGACGCCCTCTTGGAAGACATCGAACGCACGAGCGAGCGCGGCTATTCGGTGAACGATCAGGAGGCAGTCGAGGGGCTTCGGTCGGTCGGCGTGCCGGTCACCGCCCCACACGGCGGTGTTCTCGGGGCGCTCGACATCTCTGGCCCCCTGTATCGATTGCCGCCGAACGACGAACTCGCATCGATGCTGCAGGACGTCGTTGAGGAACTGGAGTCGGAACTCGGAGTCCAGTAG
- a CDS encoding polymer-forming cytoskeletal protein, producing MPLGSDPLSELDIPDGTTVEEHDLVTDGDVIVGGQSTVEFGVRGRTVIADERVRFGGHIEAEGDCRLDMWCDVADNVLVGEDAYIGERVHIGGELRVAGDLDIGDDVDIENGFEANGWIVIRNPMPTIVFLFVYLSQLLRIGEEDAAEEVLDEMLDDGSDEHDPVLIPRGASVSDDAWRVSTPATVGDDCRLHGNIRAKSLEVGRDTVVFGSLRAKDDIVVGRGTEIKGDVTTRSGTVRVGPGAKVWGDISGTTVELHENATVDGTIRASEEMRMHTEAVLDRPDESAAAMAEMAESLEAETDTTEPATEASESDDTEPAVDATADDTTADSAATGGGDGTDSDASEADPDVEEAAESAE from the coding sequence GTGCCACTCGGCTCCGACCCGCTGTCCGAACTCGACATTCCCGACGGAACAACCGTCGAGGAACACGATCTGGTGACCGACGGTGACGTCATCGTCGGCGGCCAGTCGACCGTGGAGTTCGGTGTGCGCGGGCGGACAGTCATCGCCGACGAGCGGGTCCGGTTCGGCGGCCACATTGAGGCCGAAGGTGACTGTCGGCTGGACATGTGGTGTGACGTGGCGGACAACGTGCTGGTCGGCGAGGACGCCTACATCGGCGAACGAGTACATATCGGCGGCGAACTCCGTGTCGCGGGCGATCTGGATATCGGCGACGACGTGGATATCGAGAACGGGTTCGAGGCGAACGGCTGGATCGTCATCCGCAATCCGATGCCGACCATCGTCTTTCTGTTCGTCTACCTCTCACAACTCCTTCGCATCGGCGAGGAAGACGCAGCCGAGGAAGTACTCGACGAGATGCTAGATGACGGCAGTGACGAACACGACCCGGTTCTGATTCCACGCGGTGCGAGCGTCTCGGACGACGCCTGGCGCGTCTCGACGCCGGCGACGGTCGGCGACGACTGCCGGCTTCACGGCAATATCCGTGCGAAATCACTCGAAGTCGGCCGTGACACGGTCGTCTTCGGAAGCCTCCGCGCGAAAGACGATATCGTGGTCGGCCGGGGCACGGAGATCAAAGGGGACGTAACGACCCGCAGCGGCACCGTCCGCGTCGGCCCGGGCGCAAAGGTCTGGGGCGACATCTCGGGGACGACCGTCGAACTCCACGAGAACGCGACGGTCGACGGGACGATCCGGGCCAGCGAGGAGATGCGAATGCACACCGAGGCGGTGCTGGACCGGCCGGACGAATCCGCTGCGGCGATGGCTGAAATGGCTGAATCGCTTGAAGCTGAGACTGACACTACGGAGCCAGCCACCGAGGCGAGCGAGTCCGACGATACCGAGCCGGCAGTTGATGCAACAGCCGACGATACCACTGCGGACAGCGCGGCAACCGGCGGCGGCGATGGGACTGACAGCGATGCTTCAGAAGCCGATCCCGATGTCGAAGAGGCGGCGGAGTCCGCGGAGTAA
- a CDS encoding 6-hydroxymethylpterin diphosphokinase MptE-like protein — translation MEFRTWEPVYEDILDDFGYPRDGDERACERFVELLGDDSTYDPTTLGLDGASVAIAGAGPSLEAEADRAADADVVLAASTAADRLQAAGVAVDCMVTDLDKNADTGRELTAAGTPVVAHAHGDNIPALETHIPAYDSEFVVPTTQATPAPPVRNYGGFTDGDRAAFLADHFGAASLVFLGWDFEDPSVTAEKRQKLRWAERLLRWLEQRRGERFDVLDGRRDAIEPVASG, via the coding sequence ATGGAATTTCGCACCTGGGAACCAGTGTACGAGGATATCCTCGATGACTTCGGCTACCCTCGTGACGGCGACGAGCGCGCCTGTGAACGCTTCGTCGAACTGCTCGGCGACGATAGCACATACGACCCGACGACTCTCGGACTCGACGGTGCATCGGTAGCTATCGCCGGAGCCGGCCCGTCACTGGAAGCTGAGGCCGACCGTGCAGCCGACGCCGACGTGGTCCTCGCGGCGTCCACGGCCGCCGACCGTCTCCAGGCGGCAGGCGTCGCCGTCGACTGTATGGTCACGGACCTCGACAAGAACGCCGATACCGGGCGGGAACTGACTGCCGCCGGGACGCCGGTTGTCGCCCACGCCCACGGCGACAACATCCCCGCACTGGAGACACATATTCCGGCCTACGACAGTGAGTTCGTTGTACCGACGACACAGGCGACACCCGCCCCGCCGGTCCGCAACTACGGCGGCTTCACCGACGGCGACCGCGCCGCGTTCCTCGCCGACCACTTCGGCGCTGCCTCGCTGGTGTTCCTCGGCTGGGACTTCGAGGACCCGTCCGTGACCGCGGAAAAGCGCCAGAAACTCCGCTGGGCCGAACGCCTGCTGCGCTGGCTCGAACAGCGCCGTGGCGAGCGGTTCGACGTTCTCGACGGCCGACGCGACGCCATCGAGCCAGTCGCTTCCGGCTGA
- a CDS encoding DUF7537 family lipoprotein translates to MSLERRHLSLALAVLLIASAGCSGLLGTESSTGGTDTETTSTSADANGPAPGTSGFDATAIERGHFERLSNSSFTMSLSFQLSTIRDGENQSVFINRTVAIDRENDRSLAQGELVQASGDALTTTTYTADGTTTERRVLARGEEEMTAYRSASPPYDGPVQPVNESSVIDRSLLQSLGSDINWTYTGTEAVDGDSVSRFEATGGNVTGFAADDAVSTNVSANGTTASASATVLVDEDGVVRSFQYSMTTERDGRPVTVTLSLSVSQVDDTTVTKPDWLSNA, encoded by the coding sequence ATGTCCCTCGAACGCCGCCATCTCTCGCTTGCACTCGCGGTGCTACTGATAGCGTCCGCTGGCTGCAGCGGGCTGTTGGGCACTGAATCGAGTACAGGCGGGACAGACACCGAAACAACATCGACCTCGGCTGACGCCAACGGCCCCGCACCGGGAACGTCCGGCTTCGATGCGACGGCCATTGAGCGCGGGCACTTCGAGCGCCTGTCGAACTCGTCGTTCACCATGTCGCTGTCGTTCCAGCTCTCGACAATCCGCGACGGCGAGAACCAGTCGGTGTTCATCAATCGAACCGTTGCTATCGACCGTGAGAACGACCGGTCGCTGGCGCAGGGCGAACTGGTTCAGGCCAGCGGCGATGCGCTGACGACGACGACGTACACCGCCGACGGAACCACCACAGAGCGCCGTGTCCTCGCCCGCGGTGAGGAGGAGATGACGGCGTACCGGTCTGCGTCACCACCGTACGACGGACCGGTCCAGCCGGTCAACGAGAGCAGCGTCATCGACCGCTCGCTGCTCCAGTCGCTGGGGTCGGACATCAACTGGACGTACACCGGTACGGAGGCGGTCGACGGTGACAGCGTCTCGCGGTTCGAAGCGACCGGGGGCAACGTTACCGGCTTCGCGGCCGACGACGCCGTCTCGACGAACGTCTCGGCTAACGGGACGACGGCCTCGGCCAGTGCAACCGTCCTCGTTGACGAGGACGGCGTCGTCCGGTCGTTCCAGTACAGCATGACGACCGAGCGGGACGGCCGGCCGGTGACAGTGACGCTGTCGCTGTCCGTTTCACAGGTCGACGATACCACCGTCACGAAACCAGACTGGCTGTCGAACGCGTAG